In the genome of Methylomagnum ishizawai, the window TTTCACCCGCGAACTGGGTTCGCGCCTCTCGTTGAACCGGTCCGCCTTCGTCAAGGACACCCGTGGCAAGGAGTTCTTCCAGACCGCCCCCGATGGTACCACCGAAGAATGGCAACAGCGCTGGAGCGGCAATACCGGCGTTTCAGGCGATGCCTTGGTGAATCTGGCCTCGACCGCTGCCGCCGCCAGTGGCGGTTATTTCGGCGTGACCTTCCTCAAGGTCGGCGATTATCTGCTGGACCTCGAACTTTCGGCGGCCCAGATCGATGGCCGCAGCGAGACCGTGGCGACCCCCAAACTCATCACTTCCGACCAGACCAAGGCCACCATCCTCCAGGGCCAGGAAATCCCCTATACCGTGACCAGCGCGGCGGGCGGTGCCGCCATCGCCACCGTGCAATTCAAACTGGCCGTGCTGAAACTGGAAGTGACCCCGCATATCACGCCCGACGACAATATCCTGATGGACCTGTTCGTGCAGAAGGACGAGCCTTCGTCGGTCTTGTTCAATGGCGTTCCGGCCATCCTGAAGCGCCAGATCACCACCCGCGCCCAGGTCGGCAACGGCGATACCGTGGTCCTTGGCGGCGTGTACGAAGGGCAACAGAAAAACCAGACCGACAAGGTGCCCTTCCTGGGCGATCTGCCGGGCGTGGGTTTCATGTTCCGCAAGGACCGGGTAGACGATAACAAGAAGGAATTGCTGATCTTCATCACCCCGAAAATCCTCGATCAAACCCTAAGCACCCGCTGACCCGGAAAGCCGGTGCCAGGGGCGCAAAAAGGCACCCGGCGGGTGCCTTTTTTCTTCCGGGGTCGCGGCTTGGGCCATGGTATGATGCGGTTTTTGTCGGCCCTAGCCGGGTATGAAACAGTCCAAGAATATCTATTTGATCGGTCCGATGGGGGCGGGGAAGACCACCATAGGACGGTTGCTCGCGAAGAGCCTGGGCGTGGACTTCGTCGATAGCGACAAGCAGATCGAGCAGCGCACCGGCGTCACCATCCCCATGATCTTCGAGTACGAGGGCGAGGTCGGCTTCCGCAGGCGCGAGGCCGAGGTGCTGGCCGAATTGACCCCAATGGACGGGATCGTCATGGCGACCGGGGGCGGTTCCATCCTGTTGCCGGAGAACCGGGAACTGATCCGCCGCCATGGCTTCGTGGTCTACCTGCATTGCCCGGTGGAAAAGCAATTGGAGCGCACCCACAAGGACGCCAACCGTCCCTTGCTCAACACCGAAAATCCCCGCCAGAAACTCTTGGACCTTTTCCATATCCGCGAACCGATCTACCGTTCCCTGGCCGATTTCGTCGTCGATACGGGGCAAAGCACCAGCCGTAGCGCCGTCCGGCAAATCCTCAGGGTCTATCACCGAACCCATTCCAGACCCGGCAAACCATGAGGACCCTCACCGTCTCCTTAGGGGAGCGCAGCTACCCCATCCATATCGGCCCCGACCTGTCGGACCAGGGCGAAATTCTCCGGTCCCACCTCGATTCCAAGCAAATCCTGGTCGTGACCAATGCAACCGTCGCGCCCTTATACCTGGAGCGGGTGCTGCGCCAACTCGAAGGCAAGCAGGTCGCTACCGTCATCCTGCCCGATGGCGAGCAGTACAAAACCATGGAATCGGCCCTGGCGGTGTTCGACGCCCTGCTCGAACACAAATTCAACCGCAACGCCCATCTCATCGCCCTGGGCGGCGGCGTGGTCGGCGACCTGACCGGTTTCGCGGCGGCGTGCTACCAGCGCGGCGTGCCCTTCGTGCAGATTCCCACCACCTTGCTGGCCCAAGTCGATTCCTCGGTGGGTGGCAAGACCGCCGTCAACCATCCCCGCGGCAAGAATATGATCGGTGCCTTCCACCAGCCGAAATGCGTGATCGCCGATCTCTCGACCCTCGATACCCTGGCCGACCGCGAATTGAGCGCCGGGCTGGCCGAGGTCGTGAAATATGGCCTGATCCGCGACGAGCCGTTTTTCCGGTGGCTAGAGGAACACATGGAAGCCCTGCTGCGGCGCGACCCGGAAGCCCTGGGCTACGCCATCGAGCGCTCCTGCCACAACAAGGCGGAAGTGGTGGCGGCGGACGAGCGCGAAACCGGCGAGCGGGCCACTTTGAACCTGGGCCATACCTTCGGCCACGCCATCGAAACCGGCCTGGGCTATGGCGGCATTCTGCACGGCGAGGCGGTGGCGATAGGCATGTGCCAATCGGCGGATTTGTCGCGGCGCTTAGGCTGGCTCGCGGAGCGGGACGTGGAACGCATCGTGGCCTTGCTGGCGCGGGCGCGGCTGCCGGTGCGCCCGCCCGCCGAATTGGGGGTGGACGCCTTCCTCGAACACATGGCGGTAGACAAGAAGAATCTCGAAGGCCGCTTGCGTTTGATCCTGCTCGAACGTATCGGTAAGGCGCATCTACCCATACCGGTCGATCTGGCCCCGTTGCGGGCCACCTTGGACGAGTATGGCCGCGCTTGAGGAGGTCCAGGCCGACGGCCCGCTGGCCGGTTCCCTGCTCTCCGAGGCGCGGGAGCGCAAGTTCGACTTGCTGCTGCATCTGGCGGTCAATCTTTCCCAACCCATCGTCGTGTCCGGTCCCGAGGGCATGGGTAAGACGGTATTCCTGCGGCGTTTGGAGTCCAGCGCCCGCGCCTATGCCAGTGTGTGTTATCTGGCCGCCACGGCGGGCACCACCTACGAATTCATCATCGAGGAACTGCGGCGGGCGGCGTTGCGGGATTTGAACCTCGCCAACGCCGGGGGCTGGACCTGCGCGGAAGTGCTGGCGCGTTATGGCAAGGAGCGGCGTTTGCTGGTGTTGATGCTGGATAACGCCCACCGCCTGCTGCCAGGCTTGCTGAGCGGTCTTTGGGAATTCGCCCGCGAACACCCTAGCCTGCATATCGTGCTGGCCTTGCCCAGCCACAGCCTGCGGCGCAAGGCCACCACCGACGCTTTGGCCTTGCGCGACGCCCAGCCGTTGGAAATCCCCGCCTTGGGTCCCTCGGAGTTTTCCGCCTACCTGCGCCAAATGGCCGCCGCCCAGCCGGAACTGGCCCCAGGTTCCGCCGCTGCCGAGTCTCAGGTCATCGCTTGGCATGCCCGCGCCCAAGGTGCGCCCGGCGCGGTCCTGGGCGGGCTGGCACCACCGGCGGAAGCCGCGCCTTCCCCATTGTGGCGCGGGCGCTGGTGGGTGCCGGGACTGGCCGCGACACTGCTGGTCGCCGCAGCCCTGTTATGGTGGAAGCCGGAGGGCCAACCGCCCGAATCGCCACCCGGCTTCCCCTCGCCCAAGGCCGACGCCGATTCGGCCTTGCCGGGCATGATGTTGCACGAACCATCCGCGCCCGCAGTGGTCGAGGGGGGGCATCCCGCGAATCCGGGCGAATCCCAGCCCCAGGCCGACGGTTCCGCTACCCTCCCGGAAGTTCCACCGCAACCACAGGCCGGGGCGGTGACGCAAGCCCCGGAGCCTCAAACGCCGTCGGTGCAACCAGAACCGGCCCAAGCCCCGCCGCCGATACCCGAATCCCAGGCCCAACCGGAGCCATCCGCCGTTGCGACGGCCCGCCCCCCGGAATCTCCAGCCGCGACCCCGCCGCCGGAGCCTTTGTCGCCCGAACAGCAAGCACGGCTCCAAGCCGCCGCCGTCAGCCTGGAAGGGGTGCAGGGTGTGGATTGGATCATGGCGCAGAACCCGGAAGCCTATACCTTGCAAATCCTCGCCATGTCCCAGGCGGGTGCCCTGGCCGGGACCATAGGCCGCTTTCCGCCGGAGAGCGCCTTGTCCGTGCTGCGCTCGCGCAAGGGCCGGGGTGATCTGTACCTGTTGTTCCATGGCGTTTATCCGAATATGGCCGCGGCCAGGGAAGGGGCCGCAGGCTTGCCGCCGCCCTTGACCCAGGCTATTCCCCGGCAATTCAAGTCGATCCAGGCCGACCTGTTGCGCCCGCCGGGTTCGGGTGCCACCGCCCCGGCCCAGCGCTGGCGGGTTCCCCACAAGGCCCAGCAACCTTAGTATCCGCCGGATTCCCCGCATCCCCGTCACTGCCGGCAGCACCGGCCCCGAGGCTTCCCGCCGCCCTATCATAGGAAAGACCACGCCATGACCCGTTTGCACAACGATTGCTTCATCCGCGCCTTGCTCCGCCAGCCCGTCGAACGCACCCCCGTGTGGATGATGCGCCAGGCCGGGCGTTATCTTCCCGAATACCGCCGGGTCCGCGAACAGGCGGGCAGTTTCATGAGCCTCTGCACCCAGCCGGAACTGGCCTGCGAAGTGACTTTGCAGCCCTTGGCGCGTTTCCGGCTGGACGCCGCGATCTTGTTCTCGGACATCCTCACCATCCCCGACGCGATGGGCCTGGGGCTGAGTTTCGCGGAAGGCGAGGGGCCGCGCTTCGCCCGGCCCGTGCGCTCGGCGGCGGAGGTGCGGGCCTTGCCGGTGCCCGACCCGGAGGACCGCTTGCGCTATGTGACCGATGCCGTGCGCCTGATCCAGCGCGAATTGGGCGGGCGGGTGCCCTTGATCGGCTTTTCCGGCAGTCCCTGGACCTTGGCGACCTACATGGTCGAAGGCGGCGGCAGCCGCGAGTTCCGCAAGGTCAAAGGTTTGATGTACCAGGAACCCCAGGTCATGCACGAACTCCTGGGCAAGCTGGCCGAGGCCGTGGGCCTATATCTGGCCGCGCAGATCGCCGCCGGGGTCGATGCCATCATGGTGTTCGATACTTGGGGCGGGGTGTTGTCGGCGGCGCAATACCGGGAGTTCTCGTTGGCCTATGCCCAACAGGCGCTGGAACGGATCGGCCTGGATCGATTGGAACGGAAGGTTCCGGCCCTCCTGTTCACCAAGGGCGGCGGGCAGTGGTTGGAGGCGATGGCTGGCGCGGGCTACGACGCGCTGGGGATCGATTGGACCACCGATATCGGCGAGGCCCGCCGCCGGGTGGGCGACCGGGTGGCGTTGCAGGGCAACCTCGACCCGCAGGCCTTGTATGCACCGGAACAGTCCATCCGCGCCGAGGTGGAACGCATTCTCGAAAGCTACGGTCCTGGCAGCGGCCATGTTTTCAATCTGGGGCACGGGGTGTGGCCGGATGTCGATCCCGGGCGGGTGGGCGCGATGGTCGAGGCGGTACACGAGTTCAGCCCGGCTTGGCATCGCTAGCGTGGGTGGGCGTGGCCGATAATTTGCTTGGAAGGAGCGCGGGGCGCGGCGTCAGGTCGCGCCAGCGAGTCTTGATTTGCGGAGGTGGGCTATGCGTGCGGAAGGCGTATTCGATGAAACCCTGATCACCGGCATGAACCTGACGGAGTATTTCAAGGATTCCGTCCACACGGCCTTGGTAAACCAGCGGGTCCGGGCCGGGGAGGATACCGTTTACTACGTGGTGAACCTGTTGGCGTATTTCACCCGCGCCGAGAAGCTGTTCCAGCGCACCGAAGACGGCGTGGTGTTGCAGCCCCTGGCCCAACTCTACGCCGAGGCGGCCGAAACCCCGAACCCCGAGGAACGCCGCCACAAGCTGCGCCGCCTGGGTGATATCGCGCTGCTGATTTCCGGTTTGTTTTCGGCCAGCCTCAACCGCAAGGTGGTGGATGTCGATTACTACATCGCCATGGGCGGCTCGGCCTACGGGGTGTTGTGCGGATTGGACCGGGGTACGGCGCGGGGGCGGGCGTTTGGTGCCGTGTTCGACGAATTGTCGCGGCGGTTCCAGGTGTTCGTGGACGTGCTGGCCGAGGTTGGCGAGCGCAGCCACCTCAAGCCCGGTAGCGATACCCTGCGCCTGTACGAACTGTGGTTGAAGACCGGCAGCCCCCGCATGGCGGCGAAGCTGCGGAACCAGGGGATAGAGCCGATCCAATCCCTGGCCGGCGCCCGCTTCAACTAGAGCGGCCCGCCATGCCCCTCAATCCTCCTCGCAGCATTCCGCCAAGGGCCGGATTTCCTGGATGATATCCTCGCCGCCGGTGGGATCGACGACCCCCCGCGCCACATGGCTTTTGCGGTAGCCATACAGGAAATAGAACACCAGCCCGATGGCCCCCCAGACCGGGAACACCAACTGGGCTTCCGGCGGCAGGAACAGGAACAGCACCAGGCAGCCCAGCACCGCCAACGGTCCCACCAGCCACACCCCCGGCGTCTTGAAGGGCCGGAACCGCCCGGCGTCCTTCACCCGTAAGATCATCACCGCGATGGCCACCACCATGAAGGCGAACAAGGTGCCGGAATTCGACACATCCGCCAGCTTGCCCACCGGGAAGAACGCCGCCGCCAGGGTGACGCCCGCGCCCGTGACCAGGGTCACGATATGCGGGGTTTTGAAGCGCGGGTGGACCCGGCTCAAGGCTTCCGGCAACAGCCCGTCCCGCGCCATCACGAAGAAGATGCGGGTCTGGCCGAACAGCATCATCAACACCACCGAGGGCAGGGCCAGGAAGGCCGCCAGCCCGATCAGGTTGCCGACGCCGCCCCAGCCGATCTGGCGCAGCACCTGGGCCAGCGCCTCGCGCGAGCAAACCAGGGGTTGGGTTCCGGCACCGGCCAGGGTTTGGCATCGCGCCGCCAGTTCCGCCGAACCCGGCGCCAGCCCCGCGCCGGTCGCGGGATCGACCACCGGCTGGGCGCCGATGGCCCCGATGGCCCCCGCCGACACCAGGAGATAGAACACCGTGCAAATCCCCAGGGAGCCGATCAGGCCGATGGGCACGTTGCGCTGGGGGTTCCGGGTTTCCTCGGCGGCGGTCGAAACCGCGTCGAAGCCGACATAGGCGAAGAAGATCGAGGCCGCCGCCGCCACCACGCCCGTCCCGCCCAGGGGCGCGAACGGTTGGAAATGGGCGCTGTTCAACACCGGCAGGGCCAGGGCGATGAAAACGGCGAGCGCGGCGATTTTCACCGCCACCAGGACGGCGGTGAAGGTGGCGCTTTCCTTGGTGCCGATGACTAATAGCCCCGTCACGAACAGGCTGACCAGCATCGCGGGCAGGTTGACGATGCCGCCGGCATAGGGGCCGTTGGCCAAGGCCAGCGGGAGGTCTATCCCCAGCGAGTTGTGCAGCAGGCCCACGAAATAGCCCGACCAACCCACCGCCACCGCGCTGGCCGCCACGGCGTATTCCAGGATCAAGGCCCAGCCCACCACCCAGGCCACCAATTCCCCCAGCACCGCGTAGGAATAGGTATAGGCCGAGCCCGAGACCGGCACCATGGACGATAGCTCGGCATAGCACAGCGCCGCCACCGCGCAGACGAAACCGGCGATGACGAAGGACAGCATCATGCCGGGACCGGCTTTCTGCGCGGCCTCGGCGGTCAGGACGAAAATGCCGGTGCCGATGATCGCGCCGACGCCCAGCAAGGTCAGTTGCCAAGCGCCCAGGGATCGGTGCAGGCCCTTTTTCTCGGCGGTGGCGAGGATGGCGTCCAGGGGCTTTACGCGCCAGAAGATCATGGGGGTTCCTCCTAGGTCGTGTGGGGGTTTGGAGACAGGGGCGTGGGGCTAGTGTACAGGAAACCCGCCGCTCATCCGGCCCGCCGCCAGGCCAGCGGCTCGCCCGCCCGCAGTGGAACCAGGGTTTCTGCGCCGAAGGGGAAGCTTTCCGGTGCCCGCCATGCCCGGCGTTCCAGAGTGACCGTCCCCTGGTTGCGCGGCAGTTGGTAGAAATCCGGGCCGTGGAAGCTGGCGAAGGCTTCCAGCTGGTCCAAGGCGCCCGCCGCCTCGAAGGCTTCGGCGTAGAGTTCCAAGGCGGCATGGGCGGTGTAGCAACCGGCGCAACCGCAGGCCGATTCCTTGCCCCCGCGTGGATGCGGGGCGCTGTCGGTGCCCAGGAAGAATTTGGGATTGCCCGAGGTGGCGGCTTGTAAAAGAGCCAGCCGGTGGCTTTCCCGCTTGAGGACCGGCAGGCAATAGAAATGCGGGCGCACGCCGCCCACCAACAGCGCGTTGCGGTTATAGAGCAGGTGATGGGCGGTCAGGGTCGCGGCGATGCGCGGTCCGGCGTCGCGCACGAACTCCACGCCCTCGCGGGTGGTGGCGTGCTCCAGCACGATGCGCAGGCCGGGGAACCGCGCCGCCAGCGGTATGAGGTGCCGGTCGATGAACACGGCCTCGCGGTCGAAGATATCGATGGCGGGATCGGTCACTTCGCCATGTACCAACAGGGGCAAATCGTGCGTTTCCATGGCTTCCAGTACTGGATAAAGGGCTTCCAGGCTTTTCACCCCGGCATCGGAGTGGGTGGTCGCGCCCGCCGGATAGAGCTTGAACGCCACCACGGCGGGTTCTGCGGCGGCGCGGCGGATTTCGTCCGGGGTGGTGGTTTCGGTCAGGTACAAGGTCATCAAGGGCTGGAACCCGCTGCCCGCGGGCAAGGCGGCCAGGATGCGCCCGTGGTAGGCCAGGGCGTCGGCCACGGTGGCGACCGGCGGTTTCAGGTTGGGCATGACGATAGCGCGGGCGAATTGCGCCGCCGTGTGGGCCACGACGCTGGCGAGCGCCGCATCGTCGCGCAGGTGGAGGTGCCAATCGTCGGGGCGGGTGAGGGTGAGTGTCTGCATGGTAATGTCGGCGCTTTTTGAGGAGGGCTTATCTTACAGGAACGGATAGAGTGCCAAGTTTGGAGCCGTGTTCAGCGGTGCCGCGCGGATTGGAAGACGACCGGGTTGCCGGTCGGTGGTCGCGGGACGTTTCTCGCGCCGCGGTGAACGCGGTCTCAACCTACCACGAACAAAACCCGCCCGAACCCGCTAAAATCCCCCCGCTTCCAGGTGCCGCTTTGGCGCCCGCCTTGCCATCAGCCGAATTCCAAACCCGTGAACGCGACTACCCACGAACAGATTGCCCTCAAGGATTTCACCGAGAAGGCGTACCTCGATTATTCCATGTACGTCATCCTCGACCGCGCCCTGCCCAACATCGCCGACGGGCTCAAGCCGGTGCAGCGGCGCATCGTCTACGCCATGTCGGAACTGGGGTTGTCGGCCCAGGCCAAGTACAAGAAATCGGCCCGCACCGTGGGCGACGTGCTGGGTAAATACCATCCGCACGGCGATTCCGCCTGCTACGAAGCCATGGTGTTGATGGCGCAGCCGTTTTCCTACCGCTATCCCTTGGTGGACGGGCAGGGCAACTGGGGTTCGCCCGACGATCCCAAGTCCTTCGCCGCCATGCGCTACACCGAGGCCAAGCTGACGCCCTACGCCCAAACCCTCTTGGCTGAATTGGAACAGGGCACGGTGGAATGGGTGCCCAATTTCGACGGCACCTTGGACGAGCCGGCCCTGTTGCCCGCCCGGCTGCCCAATGTGTTGTTGAACGGCACCACCGGCATCGCCGTCGGCATGGCGACCGATATTCCGCCGCACAACCTCCGGGAAGTGGTCGAGGGCTGCGTGCTATTGCTCGACCAGCCCGAAACCACGCTGGAAGAACTCTGCGAGGTGATCCGCGGTCCCGATTTCACCACCGAGGCCGAGTTGGTCACGCCCCGCGACGACCTCCTGCGCCTGTACCGGACCGGCAATGGTTCGGTGCGCCTGCGGGCGCGTTGGGAAGCGGAGGAGGGCAATATCGTCGTCACCGCCTTGCCGCACCAAGTCTCCGGCAACGACATCATGGCCCAGATCGCCGCCCAGATGCAGGCCAAAAAACTGCCCATGGTCGAAGACCTGCGCGACGAATCCGACCACGAGAACCCCACCCGCATCGTCATC includes:
- the aroK gene encoding shikimate kinase AroK; translated protein: MKQSKNIYLIGPMGAGKTTIGRLLAKSLGVDFVDSDKQIEQRTGVTIPMIFEYEGEVGFRRREAEVLAELTPMDGIVMATGGGSILLPENRELIRRHGFVVYLHCPVEKQLERTHKDANRPLLNTENPRQKLLDLFHIREPIYRSLADFVVDTGQSTSRSAVRQILRVYHRTHSRPGKP
- the aroB gene encoding 3-dehydroquinate synthase; this translates as MRTLTVSLGERSYPIHIGPDLSDQGEILRSHLDSKQILVVTNATVAPLYLERVLRQLEGKQVATVILPDGEQYKTMESALAVFDALLEHKFNRNAHLIALGGGVVGDLTGFAAACYQRGVPFVQIPTTLLAQVDSSVGGKTAVNHPRGKNMIGAFHQPKCVIADLSTLDTLADRELSAGLAEVVKYGLIRDEPFFRWLEEHMEALLRRDPEALGYAIERSCHNKAEVVAADERETGERATLNLGHTFGHAIETGLGYGGILHGEAVAIGMCQSADLSRRLGWLAERDVERIVALLARARLPVRPPAELGVDAFLEHMAVDKKNLEGRLRLILLERIGKAHLPIPVDLAPLRATLDEYGRA
- a CDS encoding AAA family ATPase — protein: MAALEEVQADGPLAGSLLSEARERKFDLLLHLAVNLSQPIVVSGPEGMGKTVFLRRLESSARAYASVCYLAATAGTTYEFIIEELRRAALRDLNLANAGGWTCAEVLARYGKERRLLVLMLDNAHRLLPGLLSGLWEFAREHPSLHIVLALPSHSLRRKATTDALALRDAQPLEIPALGPSEFSAYLRQMAAAQPELAPGSAAAESQVIAWHARAQGAPGAVLGGLAPPAEAAPSPLWRGRWWVPGLAATLLVAAALLWWKPEGQPPESPPGFPSPKADADSALPGMMLHEPSAPAVVEGGHPANPGESQPQADGSATLPEVPPQPQAGAVTQAPEPQTPSVQPEPAQAPPPIPESQAQPEPSAVATARPPESPAATPPPEPLSPEQQARLQAAAVSLEGVQGVDWIMAQNPEAYTLQILAMSQAGALAGTIGRFPPESALSVLRSRKGRGDLYLLFHGVYPNMAAAREGAAGLPPPLTQAIPRQFKSIQADLLRPPGSGATAPAQRWRVPHKAQQP
- the hemE gene encoding uroporphyrinogen decarboxylase, encoding MTRLHNDCFIRALLRQPVERTPVWMMRQAGRYLPEYRRVREQAGSFMSLCTQPELACEVTLQPLARFRLDAAILFSDILTIPDAMGLGLSFAEGEGPRFARPVRSAAEVRALPVPDPEDRLRYVTDAVRLIQRELGGRVPLIGFSGSPWTLATYMVEGGGSREFRKVKGLMYQEPQVMHELLGKLAEAVGLYLAAQIAAGVDAIMVFDTWGGVLSAAQYREFSLAYAQQALERIGLDRLERKVPALLFTKGGGQWLEAMAGAGYDALGIDWTTDIGEARRRVGDRVALQGNLDPQALYAPEQSIRAEVERILESYGPGSGHVFNLGHGVWPDVDPGRVGAMVEAVHEFSPAWHR
- a CDS encoding amino acid permease, with product MIFWRVKPLDAILATAEKKGLHRSLGAWQLTLLGVGAIIGTGIFVLTAEAAQKAGPGMMLSFVIAGFVCAVAALCYAELSSMVPVSGSAYTYSYAVLGELVAWVVGWALILEYAVAASAVAVGWSGYFVGLLHNSLGIDLPLALANGPYAGGIVNLPAMLVSLFVTGLLVIGTKESATFTAVLVAVKIAALAVFIALALPVLNSAHFQPFAPLGGTGVVAAAASIFFAYVGFDAVSTAAEETRNPQRNVPIGLIGSLGICTVFYLLVSAGAIGAIGAQPVVDPATGAGLAPGSAELAARCQTLAGAGTQPLVCSREALAQVLRQIGWGGVGNLIGLAAFLALPSVVLMMLFGQTRIFFVMARDGLLPEALSRVHPRFKTPHIVTLVTGAGVTLAAAFFPVGKLADVSNSGTLFAFMVVAIAVMILRVKDAGRFRPFKTPGVWLVGPLAVLGCLVLFLFLPPEAQLVFPVWGAIGLVFYFLYGYRKSHVARGVVDPTGGEDIIQEIRPLAECCEED
- the pyrC gene encoding dihydroorotase, with product MQTLTLTRPDDWHLHLRDDAALASVVAHTAAQFARAIVMPNLKPPVATVADALAYHGRILAALPAGSGFQPLMTLYLTETTTPDEIRRAAAEPAVVAFKLYPAGATTHSDAGVKSLEALYPVLEAMETHDLPLLVHGEVTDPAIDIFDREAVFIDRHLIPLAARFPGLRIVLEHATTREGVEFVRDAGPRIAATLTAHHLLYNRNALLVGGVRPHFYCLPVLKRESHRLALLQAATSGNPKFFLGTDSAPHPRGGKESACGCAGCYTAHAALELYAEAFEAAGALDQLEAFASFHGPDFYQLPRNQGTVTLERRAWRAPESFPFGAETLVPLRAGEPLAWRRAG